The window TGCATCATGATAAGCCCGTAGGCCCCGGCGTCCTTTATCTGTACGGTTTTCCCCGGGAGCACGGTGAGCTCTTTCGCGCAAAACGCGTCGGAGCGATAGCATATCCACTGTTCGATATATCCCTCGCGTTCCATTTCCGCTACGGGACGCACCGGCAGCGGACGCATGAAATGTTTCTTCGCGAAAAGCGGATCGATGTTCAATTCCCAATCGATGACGCTCATGAGCCGTTCTATATCGCCGGTCTGCGCCTTCGGCGTATCCTTCCAGAGCAATTCCGGCGGCACCACCTGTCTGTCGCCGATGACCGATTGATACATGGCGAACACATCGGATGCCTTCTGCGGCTCGTAGGTACAGAGCGAACCCGGCGCATGGAGCACGCCCGGCGGCACATCCCAGCCCGTACCCGGCTCAAGCCGGAACGCCTGCGATATGTTGGTAATCTTATTATCGCCCTTGGTGAAATCGCGGAGGCATCGGCGCACATCATCCTTTGTCATATGCGGCTGAAATCCGAAGAAGGTGTACGGGAAATCCCCGCCGTGATTGTTCACCTGCGGCGGAAAATAGTACGCCTCGGGCTTACCCATCTGTCCGACGTCCTTCGCATGCTCGTCGCGGTGATGGATGTGATGCGGGAGCGGCGCCTGATTGTCAAAGAATTTCGAGTACATCGGCCATGCATGATATTCTTTCCAGAGCCGCTCGCCGAGAAGCGCGCCCTTGAGCTCGGCCACCGCATCCCGCAGCAGCACGGTATTCTCTTTCCCATTATCCGTGTATACGACGCGGCTTAATCCTTCATCCTTCGAGGTGAGCGGTCCATTGTCCGCCGGCGTCGTCGACGCGAACCATCGCTCATCGATGCCGCCGCGTTCGCCCCCCATGGCGTAGTAATCGTCCGGGTGAAGCTTGATGCGTCTGCCCGGTATGCAGAACGAGCGCGGCACCCAATTCGGCGCAAGCCGCAGTATCCCTTTTCCCTGTTCAAGCGCTGATGATGCATTCATACTATACTCCATTCTTACACTCCCCTTCCCCTCTCTCACTTCCCCGTGAGAGAGGGGAAGGGGTCGGGGGATGGGGTGAGTGCGTGTTTAGAAAACGATCTCTATCATCTCCAACGTCTCAAGCTTCGCTATCGTTACTGTCAACTCATTCCCCACGCCTGGCTTGATCTCTGCGCCATCGGAGATACGCGTGACCGATACCGGCTTTGCAGGAAGTTTCAGCGATAACGATATATCATGCACCGGCACATTCGGCAATTCCTTCTGATAGTTCACAAGCCCGATGAGCATCGCATTCTCAGTCGTGCTTTTAAGCGTTGTTATCTCCACGCATTCCGGCGCATTCGTCGCTGTGATGACGGTTGACGGCGCGTATTCACGGAACAGCCACGTACCGAACACCTGCTGCGCATCCTGCATGAGCGAAAGCACCGGCGATGAAAGATAGATGCATTTTCCTTTGCCGAACGTATTCACCGTAAGTCCTGCATTTTCCGTATCCGCGCCCGGGGGATTGCTGTGTATCGACGCATACGCCTCCGCATCGGGGTCGAACACCGGCTCATTGATGCGCGCGAGCATACGTGCGCCTTTTGCGGTGACAAGCGGAGCGGATGCATGCGATGCTACGAGCCATCGCTTATCGAGGAATGACAGGTAGTGGAAGCGCTTCGCTTTTTTTCCTGTCGATGATACCCCGAACACATCGGCGAGACCGAAGTCGCCCGTCGATGTACCGTCGGGTTTGAGCAGTGATGTATTTCCGGTAGCGATAAGCGTACCGCCGTTCTTCACGAACGCACGTATCCTCTCATTCTCTTCCGGCGAGGTGTAGAGTATATTATTCATGACGATGGTCTTATATGCAGAAAGATCTCCTCTCTCCGTGACCGCGGCGAACGGTATATGCGCACGGGTAAGCACTATCGATGTGCCGGAGAGTTCATCGACGGCGGGCTTATTGCCGCTCGGCGTCATGATGTCCGCATTCGCGCTTTCGTCGACATACGCCGCTGATGAATAGTAAAGCGCGATCTGTGCGCTCTGCACCGGGCGATGGCGTTCAACGGTCGTTGTGAAGGGCGTAAGCTTCTGCGACACGGCGCCGAGGCGATGGTACACGTCATCCTCAAGCGTACCGTCGGGGTTTATCGCATCGATGAAGAAATAGGCGCCGGCATTCGCGAGCGTCGTCGCCGCTTCGGCGGTGAGCTCCGCTTCGGATTTTATCGACGTGTGGTCGCGGAGATTGACCGAGCGGCTCGTCATGAACTCATAGGGCTGCTCTTTCGACGCCGCGGCGAGCACTTTCGTTCCGAGCACATGCTGATATTTCCCGCCGTAAAAATCGCCCGAGGTGTAGTCGCAGGCGTCCGCAATGCCGAGCGTATAGCCGTGCATCCAGCCGTGCATTATCGTGCTCGTCTGATGCGTAACGGTGATATCCTTCTTCGCTTTTATCGACGCGGTGAGCTTCTGCGTGAACGAAGCCATCGAGCGTTCGCGGAAACGCTGATATGATACCCATTGCGGGTCGCGCCAATCTATCGTAAGCGGTATCTCGCGGCCACTCTCGGCGCGGTACTTCGTGCGGCAGCTCGGGCATACGCAGATACCCGGCCAGAACGTCATGTCATTGAATATACCGTCGACATCATATGCTATCACTTCCACTATCTGCGCGATCGTGAACGCGGTGTATGCATCATTATTGGGGCAGCTCCACCAGTAGCGGCCGCCGTGCTGAGTGCCGTTCGGATGCGTGATGCGCCATGCCGGATTGTTCTTTGCGGAATGATTGTGATAGATGCTCGTATAATAGGCGATCGGCACTATGCCGTTCTTCCTGAGAAGCGTTACCGTTTCGCCGAAAATATCGCGCCCCTTGAGATTGGCATGCTGATGTCCCGCCGCCGAAGGATAGTAGCAATTCCCGTTGTGGCATGTCGCGTATACCATCGCCGCCTCGATGCCGGCACGCTTGACCATGGCCACATACCGCTCGGGGTCGAATTTCGTCATGAACGAGGGGTCATTTTCGGTAATATGGTTATCGATAAGCAGACGCACATAGCACTCTTTCGACCATTCGCTCATGGGAGCCTCCGCTTCCGGGAATGACGGTAAGGTAATGCCGGGGTGGACAGAAGTGAATGGACGCCTTATCGCCACATGGACAAAATTGTTATTGCGGGTATACTCCCGAAATGGCGAATATCTTATCGATAGGGCGCACGAAGAAGGTGCTCACGATGTACCCCGTGCATACCCATGCCGTCTGGGAGATCGTTCTCTATATCTTCGGGAACGGTACCGCGATGAGCGGAAAAAGAAGCATACCCTTCTCCGTCGGCACCATCATCGTGAACCCGCCGCATATCGCTCATTCGGAAACAGCGCCCGATGGTTATGAGAACATGGTCCTCAGCGTAAAACGCTCGCCGTTCAGTGCCGTTGCGGCGACCATCGTTCGCGATGCGGAGCATGCCCCCGTACGGACCATCATGGAACTCATGCTCCGTGAATACATGCTCGCGCGGAAGTCATCGGCAGCGGCCTGCGACGAACTTGCCGGAGTGCTTTTCGGCTATCTGGCATCGCTTGCCATGAGCGAGCGCGACGCCACCGTGGAGCGTGTTGAGAACATCCTCATCGAGCACATACAGGATGCTTCGTTCCGCGTGGAAGGCGCGCTTACGGGCCTCCCGCTCAGCCGCTTCCATTTCATGAAGGTATTCAAGAAAGCGACCGGGCGATCGCCCCGGCAGTATCTCATCGATCTGCGTATGCGTGCGGCGATGAACCTTCTGAAAACCACCGATATGCCGGTGCAGGAAGTTGCCCGTCAGTCGGGGTTCGACGATCCGTTCTATTTCTCCCGGATATTCTCGCGCAGGACCGGAGTATCGCCGGCAGCGTATAAGGTGCGGAGCGCCTCATAGAGCACGACCGCGGCGCTGTTGGAGAGATTGATGGAGCGCACATCATCGGTCATGGGAATTGATACGCTTTCCGATGCATAGCGGCCCCAGACGTCATCGGGGAGCCCCTGCGATTCGTTCCCGAAGAGAAGTATATCGCCCTTTGCATAGGTCCTTTCGCAATACGAGGTCTTTCCGAATTTGCTGACAGCGATGACACGCCTGCCATTCGCGGCCTCAAGAAAATCCTCAAAGAGCAGGAATCTTCTATATGATAGCTTGTCCCAGTAGTCGAGGCCGGCGCGTTTGAGTTCCTTATCGCGGATGAGGAATCCGCACTTGCCGATAAGCCAGAGCTCGCTCCCAGTACCGACGCATAATCGGCCGATATTGCCGGTGTTCGCCGGTATCTCCGGTTCATAGAGCGCAATCACCATGCCGGCGCTCTGCATCGCCTGTTTGATGCCCTCTGCTGTATGAATTATCCTTTCTTCCATAGTTAATCTACCACGAAACCGATATACTCGCGGCTGTTATGCTCCCGCCGAAACCGTATGCCAGCTTGATGAAACGGCGGATATGGGCTTCACGCGGCGACACAAGTATATTCGCCGGAACGGCTTCATCGATGGGGTCGCTGAACGGCAGATGCGCGATATATCCTCCCCGGGCAAGTTCTATCGTCAATGCTATCTCGGCAAGCGCGCTCGCACCGAGCATATGTCCAAGATAGGGCTTAAGCCCCGTTACCGGGACATCGCCGAACACATCGTGTATCGCTTTCGCCTCGGGGATGTCATTGCCGGTGGCGGTGGCATGCGCGGAGATGAGATCGACGTCCGCACGTTTCACATCGAGCATTCGAAGCGCTTTTCCTATCATAACACCGTTCTCATCGAAACGTATCGGATGCGTATTGTCGTGTATATCCGCCCAGCAGTCGACCTGTGCGAGGGGATGTCCTTTTCGGGAAATGAGAACTGCAGCCCCGCCCTCCGCTATCGAAAAACCGCTTCGCCGCGACGAGAACGGGCGTATCCGCTCATTCGTAATAACGCCCATAGCGTTGAAACCATACTCGATGATATCGATGGCGGCACTTTCAACACCGATCACCAGCACCTGCTCATATCCCCGTTCGAACATACGGCATCCGGAGATGAGCGCCGTCATACCGGTGGCGCAGGCGGACTGCACGGAAAGCATCGGCGCGCGCACCCCGGCGAATTCCGCGAGCGCCGACGATACATTATAGAACGGCGCATCGAACATGAACCGTGCGTCAGGCACTTGTGCATTAAGCCCCCGAACCAGTGTACGAACGCCGCCTTTGCTGTTGGCGACGATGATGGGAACAGCAGCGGCTTCATCGCGCGAAAGCGATGCGCGTCCGCAGATATCATGGAAAAGCCAAAGCGCGGTCAGCGCCGTGCGATCGAGCGTGCTCGGCACCGTATACGGGAGCGCTTGCATGCACTCCCGATATCGATCTTCCGGCAGGGAGAACACATCCGGGGTATCGACGGCACGTATGCGGCGAACACTTTCTGCGGCATCGCCGAGCGGTGTCATGACGGAGTATGCGGTTATGGGGAACATGATGTATCGCTTTTCGCGGAACGC is drawn from Spirochaetota bacterium and contains these coding sequences:
- a CDS encoding alpha-amylase family protein; this encodes MSEWSKECYVRLLIDNHITENDPSFMTKFDPERYVAMVKRAGIEAAMVYATCHNGNCYYPSAAGHQHANLKGRDIFGETVTLLRKNGIVPIAYYTSIYHNHSAKNNPAWRITHPNGTQHGGRYWWSCPNNDAYTAFTIAQIVEVIAYDVDGIFNDMTFWPGICVCPSCRTKYRAESGREIPLTIDWRDPQWVSYQRFRERSMASFTQKLTASIKAKKDITVTHQTSTIMHGWMHGYTLGIADACDYTSGDFYGGKYQHVLGTKVLAAASKEQPYEFMTSRSVNLRDHTSIKSEAELTAEAATTLANAGAYFFIDAINPDGTLEDDVYHRLGAVSQKLTPFTTTVERHRPVQSAQIALYYSSAAYVDESANADIMTPSGNKPAVDELSGTSIVLTRAHIPFAAVTERGDLSAYKTIVMNNILYTSPEENERIRAFVKNGGTLIATGNTSLLKPDGTSTGDFGLADVFGVSSTGKKAKRFHYLSFLDKRWLVASHASAPLVTAKGARMLARINEPVFDPDAEAYASIHSNPPGADTENAGLTVNTFGKGKCIYLSSPVLSLMQDAQQVFGTWLFREYAPSTVITATNAPECVEITTLKSTTENAMLIGLVNYQKELPNVPVHDISLSLKLPAKPVSVTRISDGAEIKPGVGNELTVTIAKLETLEMIEIVF
- a CDS encoding AraC family transcriptional regulator, whose amino-acid sequence is MANILSIGRTKKVLTMYPVHTHAVWEIVLYIFGNGTAMSGKRSIPFSVGTIIVNPPHIAHSETAPDGYENMVLSVKRSPFSAVAATIVRDAEHAPVRTIMELMLREYMLARKSSAAACDELAGVLFGYLASLAMSERDATVERVENILIEHIQDASFRVEGALTGLPLSRFHFMKVFKKATGRSPRQYLIDLRMRAAMNLLKTTDMPVQEVARQSGFDDPFYFSRIFSRRTGVSPAAYKVRSAS
- a CDS encoding tRNA (cytidine(34)-2'-O)-methyltransferase, encoding MEERIIHTAEGIKQAMQSAGMVIALYEPEIPANTGNIGRLCVGTGSELWLIGKCGFLIRDKELKRAGLDYWDKLSYRRFLLFEDFLEAANGRRVIAVSKFGKTSYCERTYAKGDILLFGNESQGLPDDVWGRYASESVSIPMTDDVRSINLSNSAAVVLYEALRTLYAAGDTPVLRENIREK
- a CDS encoding beta-ketoacyl synthase N-terminal-like domain-containing protein, translated to MFPITAYSVMTPLGDAAESVRRIRAVDTPDVFSLPEDRYRECMQALPYTVPSTLDRTALTALWLFHDICGRASLSRDEAAAVPIIVANSKGGVRTLVRGLNAQVPDARFMFDAPFYNVSSALAEFAGVRAPMLSVQSACATGMTALISGCRMFERGYEQVLVIGVESAAIDIIEYGFNAMGVITNERIRPFSSRRSGFSIAEGGAAVLISRKGHPLAQVDCWADIHDNTHPIRFDENGVMIGKALRMLDVKRADVDLISAHATATGNDIPEAKAIHDVFGDVPVTGLKPYLGHMLGASALAEIALTIELARGGYIAHLPFSDPIDEAVPANILVSPREAHIRRFIKLAYGFGGSITAASISVSW